The following nucleotide sequence is from Acidobacteriota bacterium.
GCGGCGCATCCACAACCACCTCACAGAAGAGATCGGGTTCTGGGCAGGCTTCGTCCCGCGGACGGCGTCACCTGAGCGGCCGCATGCGTACGGCGATGTAGGCTTCGAGCAGGTGCTGGCTGAGTTCCGCGCGCTGGCAGAATTACCTCTCGGCCGCCGCGCTCTGAGGACCGGCATCACGGGTTGTGCAACGTGCGAGACGCTCAGCGAAATCCGCAAGGCGCCAGCAAAGCGTGGCCGTGTGGCGCCGGGTTCGGGTTGTTGGTGGCGTCCACCGGCGGCGACGTCGGCCTGTGTCATCGCTATCACCGGGTCAGACGATCACAAAGTTCCGGTACCGTGCGTGACGGCATCGACCGCGCGAAGCAGCACGATTCTCTCGAGTCGCATCACGTGAGCAACAAGACCGATTGTCAGACGTGCTGGGCGCGGCCGTTGTGGGCCGGCGGGTGCTATCACGAGGCCCACACGCGATTCGGCACCACGAACCAGCCCAACCTGCACTACTGCGACTGGATTCGCGGGTGACCGATACGTGCCTGTAGATTTACGGACAGATTGCGCAACTCAACCGGGATTCCTTCAGCAGTCCGAGGACGCCAATGAAGCACCTCAGCCCAGTTAACGCCAAAGCTCGTCGCTTTCACACGCGCTCGCCGTGTCTTCGGAGGCCGAGTCTTCTTCGGAGGCCGGGTCTTCAGACCCGGCGGCTCATGACGTCGTTGCCCTCCACACCCCGCAGCAACCGCAGGGGCCGCACATCCCGCTGGGATGCTCCACCGTGTTCGCACCCGGTTGGAAGTGGACCGCACGGGCGGCACCGCCGTTTGTGTCAGCCGGTGGAGCGCGACCTGTTCGACTGCCACCTCGGCTGCTTCTGGCCCGCGCAGGTGCCCGACCAGCTCAACCGCGCGCCCGACTGGACCAAGAGCGCGCCGCCGCCCAGAAAGACTGGCGCAAGATCGACGTGATCTTTCCATGAAGACGCTGTCTCGATCCTTCGAGAAGAGCCGCGGCCTTGAAGTTCAGGCCGCGCTACGAAATGCGCACATAGTGCGACTTGGTCTGTCTGTGGTGTGTCGGGCGGGGATTTCGTAGCGCGGCCTGGGTCTCAAGGCCGCGGCCTGCGCGTCTTCGCGCCAGTCGTGATCCTCCTCGCGCTCGTCTCCGCGTCTCTTTTCGCCGCGCCGCAAATCACCACGCGCCCGCAGAGCGGCCGAGCCACCGCCGCGCCGTCCGTGGCCGGCAATGGCACCATCTATCTTGGCAACTACAAGGGCACCATCTCGATCATCGACGAGGCGACCGAGAAAGTGGTCGGCGAGATTCCCCTCAAGGCCGGCATCCCCGGCCGCATCACGTTTTCCAACGATCGCTCGCGCCTCTACATCGCCGATATCTCATATGAGAAGGTCGAGATCGTCGATCGCGAAAACGCGAGAGCATCGAAGTCCACACGCTCAGCGAGGGCAGACCAAGGTCCGCATCTGGGGCATGCAGCCGGATCCGTTCGACAAGTACCTGATCCTGGTCATCAAGAATTACACGTTGAACGAAGACCATTGGGAAATCGGGCCACCCACGCTGGTGCAGCACGACCGCCACCAGGAAGATTGCGCGCACGATTCCATGGCCTAAGGATGAGGAGCGCGAGCGCGCGTCGGTGATCTTTCTCGCCCGACGGCAAGCTGATGTACCTGTTCGGCGACGACATCCTGATCTATGAGACCGAAGGGTTCAAGCAGGTCGACACCTGGAATCTGGCGCAGCCCCTGGAGCCCGGCGCCGGCCGCGTGACCTTCGGCGGCCTCGACCCCTTCACCGAGACGCCCGGGATCTACACGGGCCTGCTCACCATGAACGATCCGCTGAACGGCCGCCGCATGCTGGGCATCGGACGCGTTGATCTGGTGAACAAGAAGGTGGACTTCCGTCCGATTGGCCCGGCCAGGCCACTGGGCTGGGCCATTTCGCCCGACCGCAAGCGCGCGTACGGCCTCTTCCAGGACATCGGCGAGTACGAGTTCTGGACCATCGACGTGGAGAACGGCACCGTGCTGCAACGGCAGGCGTTTGCCGGTCGGCCGCGCATGGGTAACCGCGTCAGCAGCAACGGCAACATCATTTACATCTACACCGCCGGCAACACGATCGACTACTACGACGCCACCACGCTCAAGAAGCTGCGCACGCTCACGCTTGATACGGACATGACGTCGTTCACGCTGGTGCCGCCCAAGAAGTGACAAACGACCTCAGAGGTCCTGCCTCATCTCACCAAAGACCTCTGAGGTCGTTTTCCACTC
It contains:
- the qhpC gene encoding quinohemoprotein amine dehydrogenase subunit gamma, yielding MTSLPSTPRSNRRGRTSRWDAPPCSHPVGSGPHGRHRRLCQPVERDLFDCHLGCFWPAQVPDQLNRAPDWTKSAPPPRKTGARST